Sequence from the Ascaphus truei isolate aAscTru1 chromosome 3, aAscTru1.hap1, whole genome shotgun sequence genome:
cacatacacaatcccacaatcccacacatacacaatacacacacacacacacacacaatcacacacacaacccctgcccccacacataatcacacacacacacactacccctgaggaagtgtgtttagacacacgaaacgcgtagggcatttttATTCATATATAGGACATTTAGTTACTTATATCTATAAGCAGTACAAGCGCTGAGTGCACTTTTCCAACAATTGTGGGGCAAGGAGGTGCTGATCGCCGTTTCCTGTATCTTCAACTGGAGATTGCCAGgctctgacgtcacatccggcaacGTCACTACCGGTCCGCCACGAGGaaggcgtcacttccggtttttgccAGTTGAGAGACGCAGAAGGAATACAAGGCTTCTGAGGCACCCAGCGGATCCCCCACACGCGGTCACCAGCCCCCATTGGTACTATGCGATTTAAcagcagccgtcctgtgagtgttatctaggttttaacccaccggagcggtctGTCAGCCAATTGTCCTTATTATCTTCTAgtttaataaattaacttttatcattagctttgcttaagtgttgtttgtctagttgtgtctgttcgTTTTGTCTTTGTATGCCAGCCAGTTGcaattatgtctgtataaattgtttaaactgtgttgcactaaatatttcttttttcattgcatgttccccttccactgcatcaagtcctatctgaataccccaagatacagagactgttgatttccttgggactggaactatttctactggacatccaggattccattatttttggactcattaggtgccggtatctcttttgttaattcacgcacgcacgcatgcacgcacgcacgcacacacacacacacacacacacacactcccacacacatacacaatacccccccacacacaagcacacaatcacacacacacatacacaatcacacacacacatacacaatcacacacacaatcactcacacactcacacacacaatcccacacacaatcccacacacaaaaaatcccccccacacacaaacaatcccacacacgcacccaatcccacaatcccacacacacaatcacccccacacacacaatcccacaatcccacaatcacacacactcccacacacgcataattccaccccacacacaatcaccccccacacacgcaATCCCGcaatcccaaacacacacacacacacactacccccccccacacacaatcccacaaacacacacacacaatcccacacgcacacaaccccacacaaccacacaatcacacacacaatcacacaattagacacacaatcccacacgcaatcccacacacaatcatccccccccacacacacacacaaccccccacacacaatccctcacacacacatacacacacacacacacacacacacacacacacacacacacacacacacacacacacacacacacacacacacacacacacacatacaatcacacacacacaatcacacacacacacacacacacacacacacacacacacacacacacacacacacacacacacacacacacacacacacacacacacacacacacacacacacacacacacacacacacacacacacacacacaatcacacacacacacaatcacacacacacacacacacacacacacacacacacacacacacacacacacacacacacacacacacacacacacacacacacacacacacacaatcacacacacacacacacacacacacacacacacacacacacacacacacacacacacacacacacacacacacacacacacacacctctctccctgcactcacacataggcacattccccctctccctgcatcaaaggcacattccccctctccctgcatcaaaagctatctgattggttacagCCCTTCACATAATGAGTCCATCTcagtaaaaatcaaattctatcGACTACAGAGATTCACGTCGCTCCGTCACCGtcacgcctactataagcgcattctacagattcaatgcatttgttttgaagcgacgtcgcatcgccgtcgccggcactataagtgcagcctatgTCCTACCCCCTCCTCTGCATCTGCACCTATAAAGTGTCCTTTGTCCTTACCTCCTCTATTGAAGAGAAACCGAAACGCGCGTCAGGAGGAAGTGTCACGACGTCACCACACACGCGACCACGTGATATTCTGTTTACATCTTCAATCTTCTAATAGGggactttttatttttgttttttatcattAGGTTAATTTATCTGCATATGCTTTTTAATTACATTCTTATAAGGGTTGTGCAAAGTTATATTTACGTTTCTCTTTTTTATTACTCTGTTTCAAATCCTGGTTTTCCATAGCAATAGTCATATGCAACTCTGTGGGCGTAAGAGGTTAATTCAGCTTCCTTCTGAAGGCTAATGTACTCGTTTCAGTTCCTGAGGATAAGTTCTGAGGAATAATGTTACTTGTTTCAGGTTTATTCCAGTGacgtggagcggacagggtaagcctttgctgaagcaggtgtcctgcacctagttgaggcttgttctcaaacccagacccccagtaagtgtgtaatCTGTCTGtactttgtatttcattgtgtgtacgcaggTTTACCTGTATAAACCTCCTTTTATGCCACCACCTTGTTTTTCCTAGTGAATGATCTCAGAAAGGTATACATGTGTTAAAAGTCCTAGTCTCCTGTGACACAGGGCAAATGCACTTCCTTTCCCACGGTCACAGGaacagcaagtcttgctacagCTATACAGTATATTGGTCCAGACTTGCAAACAGACAACACAGAGAAACTTTtgataacattttaattaaaggAATTGAagaataatgtatacagtatgataAGATCAGTTTAAAGCAGTAGGTAAAAGCACAACATGTGAAGATAAACTTACACATAACATCAACAAAGTAATATTGAGGGATATTTAAAGcacaaagggccatatttactgcgCTGTTCTCCATGTAACTAATTTCAGCACAGCTTAGAAAACGTGGCCTCTTAAGGCCTATTCACGCCGGCTGTAAGGTCTCTTCCGGCATGGAAGGCGTCTTGTGGACGAGTAACAGCGCTTGATAAATATCTGCATTTACTGAGGTGTCAAATAAGGTACAGTTTTCCTGAGATTAAGGTGTATTTCAGCACAGAATGGGGGCTGTGTACGCAGGTAAAGGGGCTGCAAAAATTAGAACCAAATGTATCacagaaaataaatattttgctttgaaaggattttttttcttttttgagaCAGATtcgccccagaattgcaccacttttgcctgtATACATATGCTAAAGGTCTCCTGTGGATAATAACTTCTTAGTAAATGGGGATATAATACTGAAATCAAAGTTGTATCAACAAAAAAAATCTGAGAAACGAAACAGCTAGTAGTCAGATAATGTTTTGTACTCTCGTGAATAATCACCCAAATTATCCTGTTCTAATTCTGAGAAAAATCTCGACACTACTCTATTTACTAAGCAATTATGGTTCTCTGAAGGATACTACCAAAGGCAGGCTGGCAGTGTATCCAAAAGTCCCAGAATCCTTTGATGTTGTGGTGGCTCTAATTCTatgcactgtatgtgttttggaAGATTTGTGGATGGGGTTTAGTTGTTTTTGTCATTTCCAGACCATCTCATAATGAATATATAGCTGTCCAGGATCTACTCTACATTAAGGGGTATGGATATTTTTCTCCCTTCTTATCACAGAAACATTTATTAAATCTTCCTCTCTTTTTGAGCCCAAAAAATTCCTACGTGCTCATAATCCATCAAATGTGTGTTCTTTTTACCGGGCTGAATATCAACACTTTTAATAACAAACCCTGTATCAGTAAGTGCCTTTCTTACAAATTCTTCATCACAACTCAGATAATAAAACTTGTGCTCACCAACCATGTAATAAGACATAGAAATGAACAGAAATAGTACCAGATGCCCTCCAACTTTTATCAGGGAGGATACTTTTTTCAGGTTGCTGCGATAAGCATCAAGATCTTTGCTCACAACCTCCAAGTAGGTGCAGGATAAGAGACAATCCACCGGTGGTAGAATCACTGGGTGTAGAGGGTTTTCTTTGGTAAAGTCACATATTAGAATACGCTTGATAGCTTTTCTTAACTGATCCTCCTTTTCCTGCCACGTAGCACTtgaataaaaaacaacaactcattATTACAGAACATAACTACATACCGGTGCTGACATTCATGTTTAGTGCATTTCTTAGCTTAACTACAGTTGGAGTCATGTTTGCTTAAACCGTTCAATTTGTTTTACTGTTACTGGAGTATATTACAGTCCTTGTTAACAGATGCAGacaaatatttactaagcagcattGCCTTAAGATACCTGTCAGAAACGCTATTTCCCAGATAAGGGAATGGGCTTAAAGATTTCTTTCAGACCTGGAAGGTACTTTATGGTATAGTCGCGCTTAGTAAATATAGTCCATAACAAATAATTTGCTGGTGAATCTCAATGTGCATTTGCTTAAATCAATGAATTTCTGACTTAGCAAAATGTTTGAAGGAAGGGTATTTCCCTATCTTAGagataataaaatacattgtCTGATAGTTACTGAGCAGTGTTACTACATGCTGTAAATAACTTTTTGATCAATATTTTGGAAGGTGATGCACTGAGTACTGTGTTACGTAACTTGCAAAACATTCAGTACATCCAAGAGACTGTACATCATATTTACAGTGAGACAAATACAATCTGAGCAAACTCTAAACCCAGACCCACCATATTATATATTTCATTGTGCAAACTGGAAcgctactgggaaagtgacctcaaatatacaacagTAACCATAAAagtcccaatgcacatccaatatggcaaATTATGTAGTTCAATGTTATGTTCTGGTGGGTGAAaaattgcatatagcaaataaaaagatcacttgggAGCACATGTACATgcaacaggtctgcaaccctaccttttaagcacagcatggcaatcagatgcaaagccagagaaaccactcgcagacatgtttcaacctttataggtctcatcagtgtgaagttggttgtactgctggctttgcaattttcaaggctgtaggatttaccatcacattttaagttatggttctctggctttgcatatgattcccatgctgtgcttaaaagctgcgttaacagcgagcattagcttatatatgggttccatgtaaaaatggatttcaggcaaaaggtgacacagtgtgctcatttgcatgtcatttcccagaatcccttgctgctgtggaagcactgtatgctatgttataatggtgaaaggcagggttgcagacctgtctaaggcatgtaaatgtgctcacaggtgatctttttatttgatatatatatatatatatatatatatatatatatatatatatatatatatatatatatatatactgggtaggcttagcaatagtgccaaaagtcatgcagtagctgcaaaggcaaacaagatcttatcttgcatcaaacgggcaatagatggaagggaagtaaacataattatgcccctttacaaagcattagtaagaccacaccttgaatatggagtacaattttgggcaccaatcctaagaaaagacattatggaactagagagagtgcagagaagagccaccaaattaagaaaggggatggataatcggctagctaaattagatttatttacattacaaaagaggcgtctaagaggggatatgataactatatacacatacattcgGGGACAattcaaggagctttcaaaagaactaattATCCCACGGtaagtactaaggactcgggccatcccttaaggttggaggaaaggaaatttcaccagcaacaaaattaagggttctttacagtaagggcagttaaaatgtggaattcattacccatggagactgtgatggcagaacaaaaaaggttggacatctttttagatatacagggatataccaaataagtgtacatgggaaggatgttgagccagggattaatccgattgccaattcttggagtcagaaaggaatttacttttccctttatgagatatcattggatgatatgactttgtttttttttgtttgccttcctctggatcaataagtaagtatagttataggataaagtatctgttgtctaaatttagcataggttgaacatgatggacgtacatctttttcaacctcatctactatgtaactatgtaaatatatatatatatatatatatatatatatatatatatatatatatatataaaacatacactGTTTCATTTCTAACGTTGATAGTAAAACTGAATCAATAGAAACTTTTGAAATAGATTAAAGGAAATCTATCAATTTGAATAAAATACAGACGGCTAAAATTGTATTGCACAAATGAAAACATATTTCCATTCCAGTACTAATTTATTTCCACAAAAGCTCTTAACAACTCATAGAAAGAAGCACAAAACAGATCAATTTAAGCATATTGTTCCCTTACCTTTTACCCTCCAGCTCACAAAGGAATTTGGAAATGTGAGACCAATCAAAGACGTCTGGCTCCTTATTCAGCCACTTTTCCAAATCCCTTTTGGCACTTTCATTGGATTCGGCCACAATGATCTCCTGAAAGCTCTCACAGGCGGGTAAGAGAGGATGTATAGCAGGGCCTTTGGTGATATCAAGTAATGTTTTTCCTGTCACTTCACCTGcggaaaaaatataatattgCCATCACACTAAAGTCCAACAAAACATTTTGCAACAGGCAACATTCATGAGAATTCTcctaaaatgttaaaaataaaattacctaTGTCATAATTTTTGCAAAATATATTCATTTTGTTAATAAAATAACTGCACAGGAGTGTTAATGTGTACAAAAACTTTCACAAACAAGTGAACTATTGGTGAAATGTTGACGAACCAaatgttggcgctatataaataaagacatacaatacaaatggGACACATTCTCTGGCCGCATGCTGATGGGCGGGGGACACAACTGGAGCAAACTACTTGATACATTGATACAGGATAAAAATGCCCCAGTTTTGTTTCAAACTTGGTTTAATACTTAGGGGCTATTTCCTAAACTCTCAAGGCTGCAAAGCTAGTGCAAAAAAATCCAACGTAAAAATACAAATTGCTTACATGAGTCCTTTCCTATGATAAATATggtgttccccccaccccccactattTATGCAGTTGGAAAACTTTAGTAAATAGGCCCCAGAGACCCAAAAGTTGGGGATTTACTATCCTCTGTTATGAGTCACAAGGGCGGCTTCAGCATTATCTCTCATTCAAgtcaattcgattgtaagctcctcggagcagggactcctcttcctaaatatgacttttatgtctgaagcagttattcccatgacctgttatttatattatttgttatttatatgattgtcgcgtgttactaatgtgaagctctatgtacattaatggcactatataaataaagacatacattggtAGATAACATCAGATCTGCTGCATTATCCTGTAACAGAGGTTAGTGAATAAGGGGGTAAGAGGTCAGATTGCCTTATATGTTTCTCCCACCACTTTGGACAGTAAATTGTTCTTATGCCCTATTTATAGCCATATTAAAAGGCAGGGTCCAATTCAATGAATTGACTACTTCATCTAGTGCTGGCCTTTTaaattaaatacaaaaaataaaatatttaaaggtgcagttcttgcaaactgcataacatgtaataaaaaataatacttttATTTCTATGTGTTCTAAGCAAAATCACATAATGTCACTTATGAAGATCCTAGGTATGCCACTTTGTATTTTCTATACccttaaaaaatgaaatataCATACCTGAACTGAATATTTTATATAACATTCTTATAATAAAGTGTTGTGTGTCCTCTGCTATAACACTTGTTTCTGAAAAATAATGTTCTGCTAACAGATTTGTATCATATTCTTCATCATGGTAGTCTTTATGGAGACTGGAATCCATTTCTGTTTTTCTGAGTAGAAGCGGTAGCTCTTCTGTAATAGTTTAGTTATCAGCTGAgctggtatatatatacagatatgagGGTAAATAAAGTCTGCTGAGCATCTATTTGCTTTCACAAATAGTTATTTAAATAAGGACATGATGATCACTGCTGTTTGCTAAGGGCATGGCTATAGTAAATATAGTAAATCAAGCTGACCATTATCATCTTTTTTTGTTCAGTTCAGATATTTACAATATGAGAGCAGTTTTTCATGACATCAGGAATTAGATGTTAATAAGGGGCTGGCTGGTAAAttttggcgggggggggggggaaagtgagggGGCCGAGCCCAACCAACCGGCCTATGAATCAGGCGGCCCACACACCATACATAGATTCGCACACACACATCAGATGCATGCACTATACACACCATacactgacacatgcacacaccagatacacatgCCATACGTGACGATAAGGGGTAGGCGGCCTTCATTAATAACGGTCACGCccagctggttacccctgaaaccctaCGTCAAGGGCTGATGTATTTCCCTGTATTTCTGTTCCAATTTTACGGTCCCCTGCAGGAATGTAAGCTGGGGATGCCAGGTATAGTTAGGATCCCTGTTAGGAAATACCTGCAGGACAGGGACTCTGGGAGCAGGAGATTAAGGGTGGATATTGGGGAGCAACTAGGGTTTAAAAACTGTGTAATATGTTGTTGACCGGAGTAGCCAGAAGTACTGTTATGTTGCCTGCAAATAGTGTATAATTTGCAGGTTTCCgtcagtacatactgtaatggCGGGTTTGGTTATGGAAGTCCCATGTAAAGTATAGCAAAAACCTGACCGTTTAAGGGCTTTTGGGGTTCCCTGTATCCTAGAGTCCTGTAACGTCAGGAGTGTACGTTTAAGGTGGGATATTTTGgcgaaaatgtatttgttttgtttgcaggactTCGGGGAGCCGAGTTACTGGTAGTCCCCTAAGTCTCCCCGgtgtgcaggcactatttgcGGATATGTGTGGAGAATTACACTGGGGCTATACAGTGTCCCGCAGACTCCTAGTTTTCAAGCCCAAGTATCCCAAATGCAGTTCCCTCACAGGTATAATGTTTCACAAGAGATGTGAGTTGATTAAGATAGTGTATTGTGTTTTCTACCTTATATATTAAAGTCTATACAGGCAGGTGTGGATTAGCATTCCAATGCAGCCAGCCCAAGTAAAAGGATTCCCTGTGTTAATTGCAAAGACATGCAAGGTTGTGGCACATGGTGAGGGGAAAGGGCTGTGGACTTGCTATCTTCAGGGGAAGCTTTTGTTTCACCTAGACCCAGAGGGCAGGGACCACAGGGGGCATGGGGCTAGCCAGAAAAATTGTTGCTGGGTTTCAAACTCATAGGCATGATTCCCATTGGCTGTGCGATCACAATCCgtgctctaattggctgccagccCCATCAATGTAATACTGTAGATATGCAGAAATCCCTATATAAGGGACAGCAGTGTAGAAGATAAGTCCATCTTTGTTGGAGATTTGaagagacaaggagagagagtcTATGTGAGCCTGTGTGAACCATGCTGGAGCTGCTGGCGGGCTGTTCAAATGTGCTTCTATGTGAAAGAGCTACACACCAGCAGAGAAGCACTGGAGAAGCCCAGCCAGCAGGGAAAGCTAGAATCTTATGAAGGCTGGAACCAGAAGACCCTGCACCTAGGTAACTAGTGTCTCCCCCCAAACCCCCAGTGTATTGTTTAATTGTACCCGTGAAGTGTGtatttctctgtattttgtatttattttttgtgtaaacccaattttatttcaattttgtttttcctagtgaatgatcccaatataaatgtgttaaaagtcctggtctcccgtgacaccataCACTATACAATGAGAAAGCTCCGTACACATACAAAAGCAtgtttaacacacacatacacacacacacactcacatatatattatatacagttgtgtgaaaaagaaagtacatacttgaaaacgagaagtaactctcaatgtattacttcctggtaaaacattttataaataaataaaatctttcaCAGGAGTTTGCAAACTATGAAAAATTGGccgttaatttttattttttttaaaagccatGGCAGTGACCTGACCAGAGTTTGCAGCCTTGTCCAGGGAGGTTGGCTTTGTCAGCTTTGGGGTGTTGAGGGAAAAACATGGGGCCCCAGCTTCTgattacagtggtgtgaaaaagaaagtacaccctctttgaattctatggttttacatatcagaacatgataacaatcatctgttctttagcaggtcttaaaattaggtaaatacaacctcagatgaacaacaacacatgacatattacaccgtgtcatgatttatttaacaaaaataaagccaaaatggagaagctatgtgtgaaaaactaagggcacccttactgcttccataggaattaagatgctaagtagcagacaggtgctgctattcAAATGCCCTTGATAAATTGTTCATCAGCAAGTgtaaccacctctataaaagccgaagtttaagcagtttgctggtctggagcattcaggtgtgtgttaacacaatgccaaggaggaaaggcatcagcaatgatcttagagaagcaattgttgctgcccatcaatctgggaagggttatacggccatgtccaaacaatttaaagtccatcattctacagtgagaaagattattctaaagtgaaaaacattcaagacagttgacaATTTAGGCACATAatgtataaaaataattttatctgACTGGTACAAAtacaaaatgtgcactcacaaacagagctagaataaaagcatgtatgagatatactcaatcgccaaacTGCAGCATGGATCCAAATGAAGCGTCCTCGGATGGTAAAGGGCCTCTTTCACTGCACACGGGAATCCAAAGGGTGCCTTGATACTCCCACAGAGATTCGTCCTCTGGCAACACATACACCTCCTTGAGTTGGTTTCTGCTTGTTCAACACCATGTGGTGTGGATCCAGGGCATCATACTTGCCCTCTGCAGCCTGGAAATGTGATCTTCTGCCTCTCTGTTTGCGTGCAATAAAAAAACCGCTGCTACACTCGCCGCTCCTTAAAATGCTCTATGCATTTCATCAcgaatgacttcatcaggggtgatcAGCCAGTTTTCTAGAACAGCGAGTGTAGTAGCTGTTGTTTTTACTGCACGCAAACAGAGAGGCagacgcagctggggagcggtgcacgtcgtCACGTGTTCGTGCCACATGCGAGGAAAGAGTGGCGCGTCTGAGGGAGCAGAGCTAAGCTCTGTGGCACACTAGAAGTGCTGcgcgtgcgcacgcgctctgtaagcagagtgggggtgcgcgcacacgctggtgccagagcggagatCTGAGAtaaggcaggtaaggagggaacacgtcacaaaggacgtgttccctgattccttacacataCATGCTTTAATTttagctctgtttgtgagtgcgcattttatattTGTACCAGTaagataaaattatttttaaatgttaACACACTACTGTAGGAGGGCAcctgttttctttttgtcttttgcaGATATCTTTGTGGGATTGGTGATCCTTATATTCAGGCTGCAAAACACCTGGGGACTGTGTTTTGTGGACTGGTGCTTTTTATAcacttacatatattttttacatatttattttacatattaTTATTGTGTTGGATTTTTTATTAGGTTAGATacatttgtttgtgttttttaggtATCTTTGAGTCCTATATTAGGCTGTGTTTATATCACTAGCACTCATTCCAGTTTATCTATTGGTCAGCTTTGCTGTCCATTAGTCAGCCCTCATCACAGTTTAGTTTTGGTCTAAACATACAATAGGCGCTACTccatttttgttcttttttgtcaatatatatatacaccatgttGCAATCTCTTTAGTCTAAATTTAAAGCAGGAAACATAGCATTTCTCTATTTGGGGTTTATTTACCgggattaaatcatacatcaccaggcccaccgtccctttaaggtaaatcaaaacataaaaataacacctattccttTTAGGAAAAACTAACTACACTTAGCTTTAATGTATACATAACTTGTGATCTACCGCTCACACTATATTATTGTGTGAAGtattggtatatatattatacctgcCGGTGCATAGAGGATAGAGTTAACAGACAAAAACAAATAAAGGAGGCATAGAATCCTCCCTAAAGATCCTCAATAGCTGCACACAAGGCTAATAGAGAATGATAGGTTTAATACCAGATTAATCTATGTGGTTCGGTCAGCCATACAATACAGGTAAGTAATTGCTCTCATCACTGTGAgtggacaattaccactaaaatgccaattggcaaaaaataacaaaaactttattaataTATAGGGACTAACAACATAAAGCGCTCGCTCTAAAC
This genomic interval carries:
- the LOC142491303 gene encoding indolethylamine N-methyltransferase-like; translated protein: MDSSLHKDYHDEEYDTNLLAEHYFSETSVIAEDTQHFIIRMLYKIFSSGEVTGKTLLDITKGPAIHPLLPACESFQEIIVAESNESAKRDLEKWLNKEPDVFDWSHISKFLCELEGKSATWQEKEDQLRKAIKRILICDFTKENPLHPVILPPVDCLLSCTYLEVVSKDLDAYRSNLKKVSSLIKVGGHLVLFLFISMSYYMVGEHKFYYLSCDEEFVRKALTDTGFVIKSVDIQPGKKNTHLMDYEHVGIFWAQKERKI